The following proteins come from a genomic window of Maylandia zebra isolate NMK-2024a linkage group LG22, Mzebra_GT3a, whole genome shotgun sequence:
- the ngly1 gene encoding peptide-N(4)-(N-acetyl-beta-glucosaminyl)asparagine amidase yields the protein MAVSPAVTTLCENPNEVFLDVTKLLLTYADNIIRYPNEEKYRSIRIGNPTFSTKLLPVKGAVECLFEMGFEEAETHLVFPKSASVEKLKLIRESIATERDQRLREGCPVQPAPVPAAASAAASSTAAANLSAASPAQQPPSVESSMSFFVTLQTNFQHVLLYENPELQQKARSLIPHQELYSAAQQKLKEANESDPKCKIGIEDFLVLELLRWFKNDFFTWVDRLPCHLCGGQTQNAPSLSPSTDDLHWGAQRVENHYCQSCRVSTRFPRYNSPEKLLETRRGRCGEWANCFTLCCRAVGLEARYIWDSTDHVWTEIYSVSQRRWLHCDPCENICDKPLLYEVGWGKKLAYVLGFSKDQVVDVTWRYSCNHPEVVLRRTRVQEAWLLHTINRLSAVRQQFLSPERKKELTERLLVELVEFISPKKPKAGELGGRNSGSLAWRTARGETRASNEETSTEAVGFVFTPTDKEKSDRMLHIRYSASKDQYCRVSNGSELIQSWSQCAWSTESIFRKVEHDWQMVYLARTEGSPAGGISWKFDFAPAGMKIKSVSIMASSQTYHSGKACWHLRSGPFTAEFSGDGSAQSFSSLCGSSEFIVAAEVSGGTGETAWQHSQLFRQSLKETEESTFEVIVHLQDA from the exons ATGGCTGTTTCACCAGCGGTCACGACGTTGTGTGAGAATCCAAATGAAGTCTTCTTAGATGTCACAAAGTTGTTACTTACATACGCGGACAACATTATAAG GTATCCCAATGAAGAGAAATACAGATCAATACGCATTGGGAATCCAACTTTCTCCACAAAGCTGTTGCCTGTCAAAGGTGCTGTAGAATGTCTCTTTGAGATGGGatttgaggag GCTGAGACTCACTTAGTCTTCCCCAAGTCTGCATCAGTGGAAAAGCTGAAGCTCATCAGGGAATCTATTGCCACAGAAAGGGACCAGAGGCTGCGTGAGGGATGTCCTGTCCAACCAGCTCCTGtgcctgctgcagcttcagcaGCAGCGAGCTCTACTGCTGCGGCTAACCTATCGGCAGCATCACCAGCACAGCAGCCACCGTCCGTG GAGAGCAGCATGAGCTTCTTTGTGACTCTTCAAACAAACTTCCAACATGTGCTGCTTTATGAAAACCctgagctgcagcagaaagcccGGAGTTTGATCCCTCACCAGGAGCTGTACTCTGCTGCTCAACAGAAGCTGAAGGAGGCTAATGAGTCTGACCCAA AATGTAAAATTGGAATAGAAGACTTCTTGGTGCTGGAATTGCTCAGGTGGTTCAAAAATGACTTCTTCACCTGGGTGGACCGTTTGCCCTGCCACCTCTGTGGAGGACAGACTCAGAACGCTCCCTCTCTCAGTCCTAGCACTGATGACCTCCACTGGGGAGCCCAGCGAGTGGAAAACCACTATTGTCAGAGCTGCCGGGTTTCCACCAGATTCCCCAG GTATAACAGTCCTGAGAAGCTGCTGGAAACCAGGAGAGGGCGCTGTGGGGAATGGGCCAACTGTTTCACCCTGTGCTGCAGGGCTGTTGGCCTTGAGGCCAGGTACATCTGGGACAGCACAG ACCATGTGTGGACAGAGATTTACTCTGTCTCTCAGCGCCGCTGGCTACACTGTGATCCATGTGAGAATATCTGTGATAAGCCTCTTCTGTATGAGGTCGGTTGGGGGAAAAAATTGGCCTATGTTCTGGGCTTCTCCAAGGACCAG GTGGTTGATGTGACATGGAGGTATTCCTGCAATCATCCAGAGGTTGTGTTGAGAAGGACCAGGGTTCAGGAGGCCTGGCTGCTGCACACCATTAATAGGCTCTCTGCAGTG CGGCAGCAGTTCCTGAGtccagagaggaagaaagaactGACAGAGAGGCTGCTTGTCGAGTTGGTGGAGTTCATCTCTCCGAAGAAACCTAAAGCAGGAGAGCTAGGCGGGCGCAACTCTGGCTCTCTGGCCTGGAGAACAGCTCGGGGAGAGACCAGAGCGAGCAATGAAGAAACCTCCACAGAG GCTGTAGGTTTTGTGTTCACTCCGACTGACAAAGAGAAGAGTGACAGGATGCTCCATATACGCTACAGCGCCTCCAAAGACCAGTACTGCCGAGTGTCCAATGGCTCTGAACTGATCCAGAGCTGGTCTCAGTGCGCGTGGAGCACGGAGTCAATTTTCAGAAAGGTGGAACATGATTGGCAGatg GTGTACCTGGCTCGGACAGAAGGCTCTCCTGCAGGAGGAATCAGCTGGAAGTTTGACTTTGCTCCAGCAGGAATGAAGATAAAGTCTGTCTCTATCATGGCCAGTAGCCAGACCTACCACTCTGGGAAAGCCTGCTGGCATTTGCGCTCGGGCCCGTTTACGGCAGAGTTCTCCGGAG ATGGCAGTGCGCAGTCCTTTTCCAGTCTGTGTGGCTCTTCAGAGTTCATCGTTGCAGCAGAAGTCAGCGGGGGCACGGGGGAAACGGCATGGCAGCATTCTCAGCTGTTCAGACAGAGCTTGAAGGAGACGGAGGAGTCTACGTTTGAAGTCATCGTTCATCTTCAAGATGCTTAA